TGAGGTTGGTACGGTCTGGTTATAGGCCCTTGCAAGCCTAGTAATAGAGTCTAAAAGTATAACAACATCTTTTTTATGTTCAACTAGACGTTTAGCCTTAGATATTACCATCTCTGCAACTTGCACATGTCTTGAAGCTTGTTCATCGAAGGTAGAAGCTATAACTTCCCCCTTAACGTTTCGCTTCATATCTGTAACCTCTTCAGGTCGCTCATCTACAAGTAAAACCATAAGGGTAATTTCTGGGTGATTTTCAGATATAGCATTGGCAATTTTTTGTAGAAAAACTGTTTTACCTGTTCTAGGAGGCGCAACAATTATACCTCTTTGCCCCTTACCTATAGGATAAAAAAGGTTGATCATTCTTGTAGAGACATCACCACAGGAGGTCTCCATATTTATTCTCTCATCTGGAAATAGTGGAGTTAAACTCTCAAAAGCTACTCTTCTTTGAGCTACAGATGGGTCATCTTCATTTACCTTCTCTACCCTTAACATAGCAAAGAATCTCTCCCCCTGCTGAGGAGTTCTTATTTGACCATATACATTGTCACCAGTTTTTAAATTAAATAGTCTTATTTGTGAGGGAGATACATAGATATCATCATTACCAGGTAGATAACTGTTACCAGGAGATCTTAGGAAACCATAACCATCAGGAAGTATTTCCAAAGAACCAAATGCAAATACAACACCATTTTTAGCTTCAATATGATTTTTTAGAACTAGAAAAATAACTTCTTGTTTTGTTAAAGATATTAAGTCATCACATACAACACCATCTTCAGTTGCAAAGGCCCTTAAATCAGGAAGGGTCATATCTGTTAAGTTATTTATCAGAATTCTTGGTTGATCAGGTGTTGGAATTGGTGCACTGTTAGGATTATCATTTCTTCTATTCCTGTTATTTCGGTTTTTATTAGTATATGAATTTCTATTATTGTTCCTATTATTATTACTGTTTTTAGTATTTTTTCTTTGAACACTGTTATTATGGTTTGTCGAATGTGGAGTATTTGAAGTCTCATTGGACTTCTCAGGACTATTTGCTGCAACCACTTTTTTTAATCTATTCATTGGTTCGTTTTCAGATTTGGAACTATCAGATACATTTACAACTTTCTTTTCTGATTTAACCGAAACAGGTTCTTGGTCTTTTTCTTGTTCTGTCTTTGTACTAGGCTCTTCAACCTTCTTTCTTCTTACTCTTTTTCTAGTAACTACTACTTTTTTTGCCTTATCATCAGACCCTTCTTCTACTTGTGGAACTGTTAAATCTAATTCCTTCTGAATTACTTTAACCTCTTCCGGATCAGTTTTTTTGCTGTCATCTGACATGATTTCTCCATTAATTATTGTTTGATTTATATAAAAAACGATTAGTTTAGAATTGATTATTATTTTATAAGTTTAATACATTGCTTTTTATTTTGTCAAGTATAGAATAACCTAAATATATACTTGACCTATTTGTTTAGATTATTGAAACTGATTTTTTTAACTGACTAACAGATGTTGAGAAAATATCAACTGTGTCAGAATCTTGTATCATCTGACATCGTCCTTCAATTTGAACTCCATCAGCAATCTTTATAGTTGGTG
Above is a genomic segment from Thiospirochaeta perfilievii containing:
- the rho gene encoding transcription termination factor Rho → MSDDSKKTDPEEVKVIQKELDLTVPQVEEGSDDKAKKVVVTRKRVRRKKVEEPSTKTEQEKDQEPVSVKSEKKVVNVSDSSKSENEPMNRLKKVVAANSPEKSNETSNTPHSTNHNNSVQRKNTKNSNNNRNNNRNSYTNKNRNNRNRRNDNPNSAPIPTPDQPRILINNLTDMTLPDLRAFATEDGVVCDDLISLTKQEVIFLVLKNHIEAKNGVVFAFGSLEILPDGYGFLRSPGNSYLPGNDDIYVSPSQIRLFNLKTGDNVYGQIRTPQQGERFFAMLRVEKVNEDDPSVAQRRVAFESLTPLFPDERINMETSCGDVSTRMINLFYPIGKGQRGIIVAPPRTGKTVFLQKIANAISENHPEITLMVLLVDERPEEVTDMKRNVKGEVIASTFDEQASRHVQVAEMVISKAKRLVEHKKDVVILLDSITRLARAYNQTVPTSGKILSGGVDSNALHKPKRFFGAARNIEEGGSLTIVSTALIETGSKMDEVIFEEFKGTGNMEVHLDRKLSDKRLFPAINVKKSGTRREDLLLTSEESNKMGILRNAIAPMDDLAITELIVDKMKKTKNNEAFLRSMNS